The Candidatus Limnocylindria bacterium nucleotide sequence TTCCGCGAGACCATCAACCTGATCCTCGATGTGATCCCGGCCATCGCATCGGTCGCGATCGCGTTGTACGTACTGCTCAACTTCGAGCAGGTGATCTACCGGGCGAACAGCCCGACGCCGACAGACTTCGCGTTCGGAGTCGTCGCGATCGCCGTGGTGCTCGAGGCGGCGCGTCGCACGATCGGATGGCACCTGCCGGTGCTTGGCCTTATTGCGATCGCGTACGCGTATTTCGCCGACTTCATGCCCGGTCCGTTCCGCGGCCCGCCAAAGAATCTCGACGACATCGTCGCCAACCAGTACCTCGGCACGGAAGGGATGCTCGGGCAGCCGCTGCTCGTCGCGGCAACGTTCATCATCCTGTTCACGATCTACGGCGCGATCCTCGACTACACCGGCGCCGGCAAGTTCTACGTCGATCTCGCGTTCGCGCTGACGGGCCGCAAGCCGACCGGCGCGGCGCGCACTGTGACCGTCGCGTCATTCCTCCTCGGCACCGTGTCGGGATCGGGCGTCGCGACGACCGTCACGCTCGGGGCGATCGCGTACCCGATGCTGAAGAAGGCCGGGCACGACCGCGAGTCATCCGGAGCGATCCTGTCCGCCGGAGGCATCGGTGCGGTGATCTCGCCGCCGGTCCTCGGTCCGGCCGCGTTCATCATGGCCGAGCTCCTGCGCATCAGCTACCTCGACATCGTGATCATGGCCGTGATGCCGACGATCCTCTTCTACCTCGGCATCCTGCTCATGATCGAGATCGATGCGCGGCGGCTGCGCGCGCAGCCCATCGTTCTCGATGCGCCCGGCTTCTGGTGGCTGACGAAGCGCTACTGGTACCAGTACACGTCGCTCTTCGCGATCATCGTGTTCCTCCTCCTCGGATTCAGCACGATCACCGCGATCTTCTGGTCGATCCTCCTCGCGATCGTCGTGCCGTACCTCCGCAAGGAGACCTCGCTCACGCCGCGCAAGCTCGTCGCGGCGCTGTCCGCCGGCACCCGTCAGGTGCTGTCGGTCGCCGCGACGACGGCGGTCGCGGGCATCGCGGTCGGCGTCCTTCTTCAGACCGGGCTCGGCCTGAAGATCTCGAGCCTCATCCTCACGCTCGGCGCGGGGAACCTCGTGCTCACGCTCGTGATCGCCGGCATCGTGCTGTGGGTGCTCGGCCTGTCGCTGCCGATCACGGCGACCTACCTCGTCGCGGTGCCGACCGTCATCCCCGCCCTGGTGACCCTCGGCGTGCCGCCGCCGGCCGCGCACATGTTCGTCTTCTATTACGCAGTCCTGAGCGAGGTGTCGCCGCCGGTCGCGCTGTCCCCATTCGCGGCGGCCGCGATCACCGGCGGGAACCCGTACAAGACGATGATGCTGACCTGGAAGTACGCGCTCCCGTGCTTCCTCGTGCCGTTCATGTTCACGCAGCCGGACGGCCTCGCGCTCCTATGGCGCGGCGCGTCGGTGCCGGAGGCGGTCATCGCGTCGGTCTCCGCGATCATCGGCATCGTCGCCGTGGTGAGTGGCGTGGGCGGATACCTCTTCCGGCCGACGACGTGGCCGGAGCGCGGGCTGCTCGTCGGCGCCGGCCTTCTGCTCCTCGCGCCCGGCGCGCTGCAAGACGCCACAGGGCTTGCGCTTTTCGCGCTGGCCGTCGGCCTTCAGCTCGCGCGACGCGCGCGCGAGCGGACACGAGCCGCGCCGGCCTAGAGCACGCGCCCCAGGTAGTCGGCCAGGATGTTGAAGGTCCGGATCTTCTGAGCGATGTCCGTGCTGCCGTGACCCTCGTCGCTGAGCTCGACGTACTCGAAATCCTCGCCCTCTTTGCGGCCGAGCTCGAGCAGCCGGTCACGGAAGATGCGCGACTGGTCGACCGGGCAGCGCGGATCGTTGACGCCGTGGACCATCAACAGCTTGGCACGCAGCTTGTCGGCGAACTCGATCGCGCTGCGATCGCGCCACAGCGCACGATCCTTCTCGGGATCGCCCATCTGCTCGCGGAAGTAGTACTTGAAGTGCTCCATGCTCTTTTCGTAGAGCCGGTGCAGGTCGCTGACGCCGACCCACGCGACCGCGGCGCGCCAGACGTCCGGCTTCTTCGTCGCGGCGATGAAGGCCATGAACCCGCCGTAGCTCCCGCCGAAGACGACGAGGCGGTCGGGGTCGACGTACGGCAGCGTCTTCAGGTAGTCGGCGGCCGCCGCAACGTCTTCGAGGTCCGCGCCGCCCCAGTCCTTGATCGCGGCGTCGCGGTAGTCGACACCGTATCCCGTGCTCCCGCGGATGTTCGGTTCGATGACGACGAGCCCGCGGTCCGCGAGGAACTGCGCGAACGGGTCGAAGCCGCGGAACCACTGTCCCGTCGGACCGCCATGCACGTGCACGATCGCCGGCAGGCGCTCGCCCGAGGCGATGTCGCGCGGCGCGTACAGGAGTGCCGGGATCTTTTTTCCGTCGAACGTCTTGTAGTAGACGTGCTTTGCCTCGACGAACACCGACCGGTCGATCGTCCCGTATTCCGCGGGGAGCAAGGTCTCGTACGTGTCGGTGGCGAGGTCGTACGACACGAGGCTGGCGCGCGTGACGTCGGAGCTGAAGGTCACGAGCAGCTTGCGGTCCGCGTCGAAGAACGACGCGCCGACCGCGAAGCCGTCGGGGAGCGTGAGCTCGTGCGCCGCGCCGGTCTCGACGTCGTAGACGATCGGACGCACCGACGACTCGAAGTTACGGATCGCGGCGAGAAGCCGGCCGTCCTTCGAGAAGCGGATCGCGTGCTCCTCGACATTGTCCTTCCCGAGCCAGCGGACCTGACCGGTCCCGATGTCGAGAATGCCCGCGCGGTTCTGGCCGGAGGCGTCGCTCGTCACCGCGAGACGCTTCCCGTCCGGATGCCAATCGGCGATCGTGTCCTTCGAGCCCTTCTTGACGGAAAGGACCTTGCGTGCCCCGGTGCCGTCGGCGTTCACGACATATGAGTCGGCGTTCTTGAGATCGGCGACGTCCTCGTTCGTCGCGTACGCGATGAGCGTCCCGTCCGGGCTCCACTGGCCGCCGAATACCGGGAAGGCGTAGCTGGTCAGCGGTGCGTAGTCCGTTCCGTCGGCGCGCATCTTCCAGAGGTTGAGCTGACCGGGGCGATCGGGAGCGGACGGGTGTCGCTTGTTCGTGAGGACGGTGAGCCACTTGTCGTCCGGACTGAACTGTCCGGCGTACTCCTGGGCCGTCGGATCGTTCGTGAGCTGTGTCACCTGACCGGTCGCAACGTCGATGCGGTAGAGGTCGTGCTGCTCGGTCCCACCGGCGTCCTTCGCGAACACGATGCTGCGGTCGGCCCGGTCCCAGGCGAATCCGGCACGCAGCGCGCGCGGCACCTCACCGTGGCTGATCTGCCGCGTCTCCCGCGTCGCGAGATCCATGACGTGGAGCTCCATCTGGCCGGTCTTGTCCCAGTAGAAGGCGACGCGGTCGCCCTTCCACGACACGGCCGGTAGGTAGAACGACGGTAGTCGGCAGAGCTCGTCGAGCGGGATGCGCGGCTGTCGGCGTGTGGCGATGGCCATGGCGTGCCTCCCCTGCGAACTCGTGGCGGTCAGAGCGAGTGTCGCACAGACCGCGGCGGGCTTCCTTGTTAGGTGGTCACTCCGGCGCGCACCCGACCGACGGCCTTGCGCGCGTCGGCGATGGAGATCTGCCACAGGCACGCGGACCACGCCTGCACGAAGCCGAGCTGGGTGTTGATCGAAAGCATCTGGGCGTTCGCATTCGCGTTCCCGGTGCGGATGAAGAGCGCCTTTGGACGCTCGTCGAGGATCCGTTTGAGCATCACGGCCTTCATCCACATGCCAAGCCGGTGCCCGCGGTGAGCATCCAGCACAGCGGTGCCCTGCTGCCAGATGACGTGCGAGATCTTCGGGTCGTACGTGACCTCGGTGAAGCCGGCCCCCTCGCCGGTCGTCTCATGCAGCGCGACGAGAAGCCACCACTCTGAACCGGTCTGCTTGAACCACGACTCGCGTTCGCGGATCTGCGACTCGGTCAGCTTCCAGTCGGCGATCTTCAGATCGCCGCGCGGCGCGTCATTCATGCCGCTCGAAGCCGCGATGTACGGCGCGACGAGCTCGGCGGGCACGGTGTTATCGATCCGCGCGAGCCGATAACCCTCTGGCGCGAGGGCTACCCACTCTTCGACCTTCGCGCGGTCGACCTTCGAAAGGTCGAGTTGATTCGTCTTCATCTCGAGACCTCGCTCGGCGCCGATCGCACGCGCGAAATCCGATCCAGACGGAACGCGGTCGGTCGTCTGCGTCATGAGCACCACGTCGTCGCCCTGATCGGCGACCGCATCGACGAGCGCGCGCAGCAGAGCCCGACCGACGCCCCTGCGCCGATGCTTCGCCAACACGACGAGCTCGGTCCACCGCAGGTGCGCGTTTTCCGGCTCGTTGAGCGAACGGCCGACGACCGCGTAGCCGACGAGCGCACCGTCGGCAGCACGAGCCACGAAGTACGCCTGCCAGCGCCCCGGGACGACTGCGCGCAGGCGCTGCTCGATCGCGACGAGCGGCGTCGGCGGATCTTCGGGTGTCCGCTCCCTCTGCTGCGCCTGATACAGCTCGGCCGCCTCACGCACCTGCGCGGGCGAGGCGCTAACGGGATCGAGCGGCTCGATGCGGTACCCCTGAGGTTCCTTCATGACCCGGAAAGACTACCGATGCGGGACGTCCGCACCATCACACGCGATACGTTCGCGCTACGCCCCGGCCATCAAAGGCTGGAACACGAGCACCGTGCGGCCCGAAGACTTCTGCCGCAGGACCTTGATCGTCTCGCCGAAGCGCTGCAGGAATGCCACCTCGAGCTGGCGATCGTCCCAGGTCGAGGCATCCCAGGACATCCCTTCGCTGGACATGAAGCGAAGCACGAATTCTCGGAGGGCAGCGTCTGATACGCCGATACCCAGGTACCGGAACTCGGTCCCGTCGGGCATTTCCCAGGTGACCATCTATTTCCCTGAGGAAAACGTAGGCCCGCCTCCCCCGATCGGCATCCCCCGTACAGGGGAGCGAGGTCTGCCCAACTTGAGGTTTCACCCGGACAGGTGATGCTTTGGCTGTGCGCGGTATGAGCGGGTGGCTACCGGGGGTCATCCTGATCGTCGTCGGCGTGACGCTCTTCGCTGCTGGGCTCCTTCACCTCGACGCCGACGTGATCGTCCTCGTGATCGGGCTCGTGTTCGCCACAGCGTTCGCGGGCACCCGCCGCTACGGGCTGCTGATCCCGGCGGGGATCCTGACCGGCCTTGGCCTTGGCATCCTGCTCGAGGATCTGAGTGTCCAGGGAGAACCGGTCGTGCTCGGCCTCGGCCTCGGGTTCCTCGCGATCTACGGCGCCGACTTTCTCAGCACGGGCGCGCGCGCGCCGGGTCGCTGGTGGCCACTCATCCCCGGCGCGATCCTGACCGTCATCGCCGGCGCTGAGAGCACGTTCGGCGCCGAAGGCGCGCGCGTGATCCAGCAGGCCTGGCCGATCCTGTTGATCGCGGCCGGTGCGTGGTTCCTGCTGCGCGGTCGGACCTCGAGCTGACCGAGCTCACGGTCGCGCGCCTGATCGGTGAGCGACTCCGCGCGGCGGGCGTGCGCTACGTCGCCGGCCATCCTGGCGGCGAGGTCGTCGATCTCATCGAGGGCTTCCGCGAGGCGGGCCTCGAGTTCGTCCTGACGCGACACGAAACGGCCGCGGCATGCATGGCCGAGGCGATGGCGAGCCTGAGCGGTACTCCCGGCGTCTGCGTCGCGACGCTCGGACCGGGCGCGACGAATCTCGTCACCGGCGTTGCGCAGGCCTACCTCGATCGCGCACCGCTCATCGCGCTCACCGGTCAGCTTCCGGCCGACCGGTTCGAGATCACGACGCATCAGAAGCTCGACCTCAGAGCGCTCTTCGCGCCGATCACGAAATGGCAAGCGCGCCTCACGGCCGGAAACGCCGAGGACGTGATCGATCGGGCGCTGCGCGAGACGGTCCGACCGCGACGCGGCCCGGTGTACTTAGAGGTGCCGAGCGACGTGCCGCATGTGGTCACGCAGCACCGGAGCGACCCGGAGCTTCGGCACGTACCGCCGAGCACACCCCAGACGAGCGCCATCGTCGACCGCGATCACGCGCAGCGCGCCGCGAATCTACTTTCCCGCGCCAAGCGTCCGGTGATGCTCGTCGGGATGGACGCGAACGATGAGTCGACCGCTCCCGCGCTGCGCCACTTCGCAGAAGAGTGGAAGATCCCGGTCATCGTCAGCCCGAAGGCCAAGGGCGCGTTCCGGGAGGACCACCGGCTCTTCCTGGGAACGATCGAGATGCTCGGCACCGCCAAGCTGTATGAGTACATTGACGGCTCCGACCTCGTGCTCATGATCGGTTTCGATCCGGTCGAATTCGACCGCGATTGGACGGCGAAGGCAGATGTCATCCACGTCGCGCCGCTCCCCAACGACGACCGCTACTACACCAGCGCGGCCGAGCTCGTCGGTCCGGTGAGCGAGAGCATCGCGGCGCTTCGCTCACTGGCCGGCGGTCCCGAGGCGACGCGCCCGGAGGACGAAGTGCGTTCCTTCCGCGAGTCGTTCCGCGCGTTCGTCTCGCCGACGAGCGACCGGCTCACCCCGCAGCAAGTGCTCGCCGAACTGCGCGCCGCGTTGCCCGAGGACGCGCTGGTGACCTGCGACGTTGGCTACAACAAAGCGGTCACCGGGCAGTGCCTGCCGATGTACCAGCCGAAGACGTTCTTCATGTCGAACGGCCTGTCGTCGATGGGTTACGGCCTCGCTGCCGCGCTCGGCTTGAAGCTCGCACACCGCGATCGCCAGGTCGCGTGCGTCCTCGGCGACGGCGGGTTCGCAATGCTGATGGCCGAGCTCGAGACCGCGGTGCGCCAGAAGCTCGGCGTGACGGTCATCGTTCTCGCAGACGATGCGCTCTCGCAGATCAAGGCCGCCCAGGAGCGCAAGGGCTACCCCGTGACGGGCACGACGTTCGGAGCGCTCGACTACGGGGCCATCGCGAGAGGCTTCGGGATCGTCGGACACGTCGTCCGCACGGTCGAAGAGTGTCGCGAGGCATTGCTGGATAAGCCGCAGTTGTCGCCCGTGCTCATCGCTGCGGAGATCGCTCCATCCGCCTATCAGCTGGGCTGAGCCTCGCTACGCCTGCCTCAGCCTCCCTGCACTTAGAAGGCGGCCACGGCCGGAATGATCTCGCGGGCCATGATCTCGAGCGGAGTGATCTTGTCGACGTCCCTCACCCCGCCTATCGCGGTCGTGAAACCCAGTCGAGCGAGGCCGCGCAGCCGCTCGACGATCGCCCCCACGTTCTCGCCACGCTCGCCGACGTCGAAGCCGAACATCGTCGTCTTCTCGATGTCGTCGTAATCCCGTTTCTCGCGCTCGCAATGACGCTTCAGCACGTCGAGCTTGTGCGCCACCTGAGGCGTCGGGAACAGGTTGCAGGCGTCGGCGTACCTCGCGACCAGACGAAGCGTCTTCTGCTCACCCATGCCACCGATCATGATCGGCGGGTGCGGCCGGGTCAGGCTCTGCGGCGAGTTGAGCGGGCGCTCGAA carries:
- a CDS encoding GNAT family N-acetyltransferase, with translation MKEPQGYRIEPLDPVSASPAQVREAAELYQAQQRERTPEDPPTPLVAIEQRLRAVVPGRWQAYFVARAADGALVGYAVVGRSLNEPENAHLRWTELVVLAKHRRRGVGRALLRALVDAVADQGDDVVLMTQTTDRVPSGSDFARAIGAERGLEMKTNQLDLSKVDRAKVEEWVALAPEGYRLARIDNTVPAELVAPYIAASSGMNDAPRGDLKIADWKLTESQIRERESWFKQTGSEWWLLVALHETTGEGAGFTEVTYDPKISHVIWQQGTAVLDAHRGHRLGMWMKAVMLKRILDERPKALFIRTGNANANAQMLSINTQLGFVQAWSACLWQISIADARKAVGRVRAGVTT
- a CDS encoding S9 family peptidase, which produces MAIATRRQPRIPLDELCRLPSFYLPAVSWKGDRVAFYWDKTGQMELHVMDLATRETRQISHGEVPRALRAGFAWDRADRSIVFAKDAGGTEQHDLYRIDVATGQVTQLTNDPTAQEYAGQFSPDDKWLTVLTNKRHPSAPDRPGQLNLWKMRADGTDYAPLTSYAFPVFGGQWSPDGTLIAYATNEDVADLKNADSYVVNADGTGARKVLSVKKGSKDTIADWHPDGKRLAVTSDASGQNRAGILDIGTGQVRWLGKDNVEEHAIRFSKDGRLLAAIRNFESSVRPIVYDVETGAAHELTLPDGFAVGASFFDADRKLLVTFSSDVTRASLVSYDLATDTYETLLPAEYGTIDRSVFVEAKHVYYKTFDGKKIPALLYAPRDIASGERLPAIVHVHGGPTGQWFRGFDPFAQFLADRGLVVIEPNIRGSTGYGVDYRDAAIKDWGGADLEDVAAAADYLKTLPYVDPDRLVVFGGSYGGFMAFIAATKKPDVWRAAVAWVGVSDLHRLYEKSMEHFKYYFREQMGDPEKDRALWRDRSAIEFADKLRAKLLMVHGVNDPRCPVDQSRIFRDRLLELGRKEGEDFEYVELSDEGHGSTDIAQKIRTFNILADYLGRVL
- a CDS encoding TRAP transporter fused permease subunit; translation: MSEIVVRPDFEAVVSDEKNREIIEEFESEAKTRSLTGWWARVATALSVATTLFALYYAAAGVEIPFTSVVLVPTISVFGETITTKQIYEMLFLAAVLTLTFILYPAHHRFRETINLILDVIPAIASVAIALYVLLNFEQVIYRANSPTPTDFAFGVVAIAVVLEAARRTIGWHLPVLGLIAIAYAYFADFMPGPFRGPPKNLDDIVANQYLGTEGMLGQPLLVAATFIILFTIYGAILDYTGAGKFYVDLAFALTGRKPTGAARTVTVASFLLGTVSGSGVATTVTLGAIAYPMLKKAGHDRESSGAILSAGGIGAVISPPVLGPAAFIMAELLRISYLDIVIMAVMPTILFYLGILLMIEIDARRLRAQPIVLDAPGFWWLTKRYWYQYTSLFAIIVFLLLGFSTITAIFWSILLAIVVPYLRKETSLTPRKLVAALSAGTRQVLSVAATTAVAGIAVGVLLQTGLGLKISSLILTLGAGNLVLTLVIAGIVLWVLGLSLPITATYLVAVPTVIPALVTLGVPPPAAHMFVFYYAVLSEVSPPVALSPFAAAAITGGNPYKTMMLTWKYALPCFLVPFMFTQPDGLALLWRGASVPEAVIASVSAIIGIVAVVSGVGGYLFRPTTWPERGLLVGAGLLLLAPGALQDATGLALFALAVGLQLARRARERTRAAPA
- a CDS encoding thiamine pyrophosphate-binding protein — translated: MVPAARSDLELTELTVARLIGERLRAAGVRYVAGHPGGEVVDLIEGFREAGLEFVLTRHETAAACMAEAMASLSGTPGVCVATLGPGATNLVTGVAQAYLDRAPLIALTGQLPADRFEITTHQKLDLRALFAPITKWQARLTAGNAEDVIDRALRETVRPRRGPVYLEVPSDVPHVVTQHRSDPELRHVPPSTPQTSAIVDRDHAQRAANLLSRAKRPVMLVGMDANDESTAPALRHFAEEWKIPVIVSPKAKGAFREDHRLFLGTIEMLGTAKLYEYIDGSDLVLMIGFDPVEFDRDWTAKADVIHVAPLPNDDRYYTSAAELVGPVSESIAALRSLAGGPEATRPEDEVRSFRESFRAFVSPTSDRLTPQQVLAELRAALPEDALVTCDVGYNKAVTGQCLPMYQPKTFFMSNGLSSMGYGLAAALGLKLAHRDRQVACVLGDGGFAMLMAELETAVRQKLGVTVIVLADDALSQIKAAQERKGYPVTGTTFGALDYGAIARGFGIVGHVVRTVEECREALLDKPQLSPVLIAAEIAPSAYQLG